The Amycolatopsis sp. DG1A-15b genome window below encodes:
- the glpR gene encoding gephyrin-like molybdotransferase receptor GlpR, with amino-acid sequence MPSSVIIVALAAAWLVVLVPMVARRRQQVARTADSALAARVVRSGRNEDREEFAMSDDSGKSRPSVEDDLAELEAELELEDDLEEPDPEPEPLPQPARGSRAERDRAGYRPGRGGFDPEAAEIAARAKYGFRQRIVVILLVIAVITGVVAGFVVPLAWWGHGAIDVVLVGYLVYLRRQVRIEEEIRQRRLARFNSTRAPRRPAPSASASVEEEDHAETEDVEVVEPVRRQVVERRPSPTSRVRRSAVVVDLDDEDPAFEELDEPGTGPYRRAVGE; translated from the coding sequence ATGCCCAGCTCCGTGATCATCGTCGCGCTCGCCGCGGCATGGCTCGTCGTACTCGTGCCCATGGTCGCGCGTCGGCGGCAGCAGGTCGCGAGAACGGCCGACTCGGCGCTCGCGGCCAGGGTCGTGCGCAGTGGACGCAACGAAGACCGGGAGGAATTCGCCATGTCCGACGATTCCGGGAAGTCCCGGCCCTCGGTGGAGGACGACCTCGCCGAGCTGGAGGCCGAGCTCGAACTCGAAGACGACCTCGAGGAACCGGACCCCGAACCCGAGCCGCTCCCGCAGCCGGCCCGCGGCTCGCGAGCCGAGCGTGACCGCGCCGGCTACCGGCCCGGCCGCGGCGGCTTCGACCCGGAAGCCGCCGAGATCGCGGCCCGCGCCAAGTACGGCTTCCGGCAGCGCATCGTCGTCATCCTGCTCGTGATCGCGGTGATCACCGGGGTCGTCGCGGGCTTCGTCGTCCCCCTCGCCTGGTGGGGCCACGGCGCGATCGACGTCGTGCTCGTCGGGTACCTCGTGTACCTGCGCCGCCAGGTGCGCATCGAGGAGGAGATCCGGCAGCGCCGGCTCGCCCGCTTCAACAGCACCCGCGCGCCCCGGCGTCCCGCTCCGTCGGCTTCGGCTTCGGTGGAGGAAGAGGACCACGCGGAAACCGAGGACGTGGAGGTCGTCGAGCCGGTCCGCCGCCAGGTCGTCGAGCGCCGCCCGTCCCCGACATCCCGCGTCCGCCGCAGCGCGGTCGTCGTCGACCTCGACGACGAGGACCCGGCGTTCGAGGAGCTCGACGAGCCCGGAACCGGCCCGTACCGCCGCGCAGTCGGGGAGTGA
- a CDS encoding UTP--glucose-1-phosphate uridylyltransferase: protein MTGAASTQTFRTAIVPAAGLGTRFLPATKAVPKELLPVVDTPGIELVAAEAAAAGAERLVIVTSPGKDAVVRYFEKQPELEQNLEAKGKTELLAKVRRGTDLLAVETAIQEQALGLGHAVAQAEPNLRPDDEAVAVLLPDDLVLPTGVLERMGAVRAQYGGSVLCAFDIPKAEISPYGVFDVTDTDDEDVKQVHGMVEKPKPEDAPSTYAAAGRYLLDRAIFDALKRITPGSGGELQLTDAVALLISEGHPVHVVVHRGGRHDLGNPGGFLRAAVDFALETPEYGPSLRAWLTERIGTERP, encoded by the coding sequence ATGACGGGCGCCGCATCCACCCAGACGTTCAGAACCGCCATCGTGCCTGCCGCCGGCCTTGGGACACGGTTCCTCCCGGCGACGAAGGCCGTGCCCAAGGAGCTCCTGCCGGTGGTGGACACCCCGGGCATCGAGCTGGTCGCGGCCGAGGCCGCCGCCGCCGGCGCGGAACGCCTGGTCATCGTGACCTCGCCGGGCAAGGACGCCGTTGTCCGGTACTTCGAAAAGCAGCCCGAGCTCGAGCAGAACCTCGAGGCCAAGGGCAAGACCGAACTGCTCGCGAAGGTGCGCCGGGGTACCGATCTCCTCGCCGTCGAAACCGCCATCCAGGAACAGGCCCTCGGCCTCGGCCACGCCGTCGCGCAGGCCGAGCCGAACCTGCGCCCGGACGACGAGGCCGTCGCCGTGCTGCTCCCGGACGACCTGGTGCTGCCCACCGGCGTGCTCGAGCGGATGGGCGCGGTCCGCGCCCAGTACGGCGGCAGCGTGCTCTGCGCGTTCGACATCCCGAAGGCCGAGATCTCGCCGTACGGCGTCTTCGACGTCACCGACACCGACGACGAAGACGTCAAGCAGGTGCACGGGATGGTCGAGAAGCCGAAGCCGGAGGACGCGCCGTCGACCTACGCCGCGGCCGGGCGGTACCTGCTCGACCGGGCGATCTTCGACGCCCTCAAGCGGATCACCCCGGGCAGCGGCGGCGAGCTGCAGCTGACCGACGCGGTCGCGCTGCTGATCAGCGAGGGACACCCGGTGCACGTCGTCGTCCACCGCGGCGGCCGCCACGACCTGGGGAATCCGGGTGGTTTCCTGCGCGCCGCGGTCGATTTCGCGCTTGAAACGCCCGAGTACGGTCCATCTTTACGGGCGTGGCTGACGGAACGGATCGGGACAGAGCGCCCATGA
- a CDS encoding GNAT family protein, translating into MNSVSGVSYPVESRHPGWPARLGPLRVPAGEVAIRPVRLRDAGEWSRIRLRDRAHLETWEPTGVGPWPERNAFWSWPSQWAALRSLARRGQCLPFTITLDGRLAGQITVGNVIRASLRSAWIGYWVSSEVVRGGVATAAVALVTDHAFGPAGLHRLEATVRPENAASLRVLTKAGYRREGLFERYLDVAGGWRDHYCYALTREETGAGLVSRLVAAGRADYA; encoded by the coding sequence ATGAACTCCGTGTCGGGCGTGTCCTACCCGGTCGAAAGCCGGCACCCGGGCTGGCCGGCTCGGCTCGGCCCGCTGCGCGTGCCCGCGGGCGAGGTCGCGATCCGGCCGGTCCGGCTGCGCGACGCCGGCGAGTGGAGCCGGATCCGGCTCCGGGACCGCGCGCACCTCGAAACGTGGGAGCCCACCGGCGTCGGCCCGTGGCCGGAACGCAACGCCTTCTGGTCGTGGCCGTCGCAGTGGGCGGCGCTGCGTTCGCTCGCTCGGCGTGGTCAGTGCCTCCCGTTCACCATCACCCTGGACGGTCGCCTGGCGGGGCAGATCACTGTGGGTAACGTCATCCGGGCGTCGCTGCGGTCGGCCTGGATCGGCTACTGGGTGTCGTCCGAGGTGGTCCGCGGTGGGGTCGCGACGGCTGCCGTCGCGCTCGTCACCGACCACGCCTTCGGACCGGCCGGGCTGCACCGGCTGGAGGCCACCGTGCGGCCGGAAAACGCCGCCAGCCTGCGGGTTCTCACCAAAGCGGGCTACCGGCGGGAAGGCCTGTTCGAGCGTTATCTCGACGTCGCGGGCGGGTGGCGGGACCACTACTGCTACGCCTTGACGCGCGAGGAAACCGGGGCCGGGCTGGTGTCGCGGCTGGTCGCGGCGGGCCGCGCCGACTACGCCTGA
- the glp gene encoding gephyrin-like molybdotransferase Glp: MTESLDAARPEAAGDEAELRSVDAQISMTLDAAVRPQPVRVAISEAQGLLCAEEVVAEHALPGFDQAAIDGYAVRSVDVRNAGQEPVQLPVVGEIAAGSRQPRRLQPGQAVRVDTGAPLPTLADAVVPLAYTDGHQAKVTVHRSVPSAGYVRRAGEDVQIGDVAVRRGDTIGSAQVGLLAAVGRAKVLVYPRPRVSIVSVGDELVDVDRTPSVGQVYDVNSYALSAAARDAGAEVSRVGIVPSDPKRLREVVEGRLLMSEIVVVAGGAGGATGDEVHAALSDLGRIDMTRVAMHPGSVQGFGRLGPDSVPTFLIPGNPMSALVVFEVLVRPLIRAARGTRNPHRRIVGARLLSPVTSTEGRRGFLRGQLLRDEANGEYLVQPLGQSGAHLLASLAEANCLINVPEEATEVPAGEQVQVTFLAQRA, encoded by the coding sequence ATGACGGAATCCCTCGACGCGGCGCGGCCGGAAGCGGCCGGGGACGAGGCCGAGCTGCGCTCGGTCGACGCGCAGATCTCGATGACCTTGGACGCCGCCGTCCGGCCCCAGCCGGTGCGCGTGGCGATCTCCGAGGCCCAGGGCCTGCTCTGCGCCGAGGAAGTGGTCGCCGAGCACGCGCTGCCCGGGTTCGACCAAGCCGCGATCGACGGGTACGCGGTGCGCAGCGTCGACGTCCGCAACGCCGGGCAGGAGCCGGTGCAGCTGCCGGTCGTCGGGGAGATCGCGGCGGGTTCACGCCAGCCGCGCCGGCTCCAGCCCGGCCAGGCCGTCCGGGTCGACACCGGCGCGCCGCTGCCGACGCTGGCCGACGCCGTCGTGCCGCTCGCCTACACCGACGGGCACCAGGCCAAGGTCACGGTGCACCGCTCGGTGCCGTCAGCGGGGTACGTGCGGCGGGCCGGCGAGGACGTCCAGATCGGGGACGTCGCGGTGCGCCGCGGCGACACGATCGGCTCGGCCCAGGTGGGCCTGCTGGCCGCGGTCGGCCGGGCGAAGGTCCTGGTCTACCCGCGGCCGCGGGTGTCGATCGTGTCGGTCGGCGACGAGCTGGTCGACGTCGACCGGACGCCGTCGGTCGGGCAGGTCTACGACGTCAACTCCTACGCGCTGTCCGCGGCCGCCCGGGACGCGGGTGCCGAGGTCAGCCGGGTCGGCATCGTGCCGAGCGACCCGAAACGGCTGCGGGAGGTCGTCGAAGGCCGGCTGCTGATGTCGGAGATCGTCGTGGTCGCGGGCGGCGCCGGGGGCGCCACCGGCGACGAGGTCCACGCCGCGCTGTCCGACCTCGGCCGGATCGACATGACGCGGGTGGCGATGCACCCCGGCTCGGTGCAGGGGTTCGGCAGGCTCGGCCCCGACTCGGTGCCGACGTTCCTCATCCCGGGCAACCCGATGAGCGCGCTGGTGGTGTTCGAGGTGCTGGTGCGGCCGCTGATCCGGGCGGCGCGCGGGACCCGGAACCCGCACCGGCGGATCGTCGGCGCGCGGCTGCTGTCGCCGGTCACCTCGACCGAGGGCAGGCGCGGCTTCCTCCGCGGCCAGCTGCTGCGCGACGAGGCCAACGGCGAATACCTGGTCCAGCCGCTCGGCCAGTCCGGGGCGCACCTGCTCGCGTCGCTGGCCGAAGCGAACTGCCTGATCAACGTGCCGGAAGAGGCGACCGAAGTCCCCGCCGGGGAACAGGTCCAAGTCACCTTCCTGGCGCAACGGGCCTGA